The following proteins are encoded in a genomic region of Actinomadura sp. NAK00032:
- the fmdA gene encoding formamidase codes for MPEVVFSVDQARSMRDQNVPGHNRWHPGIPAAATVRPGAEFRVECREWTDGQIGNNDSANDVRDVDLSPCHMLSGPIAVEGAEPGDLLVVDILDLGPIPQETGGIAGQGWGYTGIFAKQNGGGFLTDYYPDAYKAIWDFHGQQATSRHIPGVRFTGITHPGLFGTAPSPELLARWNAREQALIDTDPLRVPPLALPPLTDGTLAGTLTGDALAKVGAEGARTVPPRENGGNHDIKNFTRGSRVFYPVHVPGGMLSGGDLHFSQGDGEITFCGAIEMGGFIDFHVDLIKGGMEKYGVTTNPIFMPGNVEPRYSEFISFVGISVDHGTDTNHYNDATLAYRNACLNAIEYLKTFGYSGEQAYLLLGAAPIEGRVSGVVDIPNACCSLYLPTAIFDFDVRPTADGPRRADRGQCAVSS; via the coding sequence ATGCCCGAAGTCGTCTTCAGCGTCGACCAGGCCCGGTCCATGCGCGACCAGAACGTGCCCGGCCACAACCGGTGGCACCCCGGCATCCCCGCCGCGGCGACCGTCCGCCCCGGCGCGGAGTTCCGCGTCGAATGCCGCGAGTGGACGGACGGCCAGATCGGCAACAACGACTCCGCGAACGACGTCCGCGACGTCGACCTGTCGCCCTGCCACATGCTGAGCGGGCCCATCGCCGTCGAGGGCGCCGAACCCGGCGACCTCCTCGTGGTCGACATCCTCGACCTCGGCCCCATCCCGCAGGAGACGGGAGGCATCGCCGGACAGGGCTGGGGCTACACCGGCATCTTCGCCAAGCAGAACGGTGGCGGCTTCCTCACCGACTACTACCCCGACGCCTACAAGGCCATCTGGGACTTCCATGGACAGCAGGCCACCTCGCGCCACATCCCAGGGGTGCGCTTCACCGGCATCACCCACCCCGGCCTGTTCGGCACGGCCCCATCACCGGAACTGCTGGCCCGCTGGAATGCGCGGGAACAGGCCCTCATCGACACCGACCCCCTGCGCGTACCGCCGCTCGCACTGCCGCCCCTCACCGACGGCACGCTCGCCGGGACGCTCACCGGCGACGCCCTCGCGAAGGTCGGCGCCGAAGGGGCCCGGACCGTCCCGCCGCGCGAGAACGGCGGCAACCACGACATCAAGAACTTCACCCGGGGCTCGCGCGTCTTCTACCCCGTCCACGTGCCGGGCGGCATGCTGTCCGGCGGCGACCTGCACTTCAGCCAGGGCGACGGCGAGATCACCTTCTGCGGCGCCATTGAGATGGGCGGCTTCATCGACTTCCACGTCGACCTCATCAAGGGCGGCATGGAGAAGTACGGCGTCACCACCAACCCGATCTTCATGCCGGGCAACGTGGAGCCGCGCTACTCGGAGTTCATCAGCTTCGTCGGCATCTCCGTCGACCACGGCACCGACACCAACCACTACAACGACGCCACCCTCGCCTACCGGAACGCCTGCCTCAACGCCATCGAGTACCTCAAGACGTTCGGCTACAGCGGCGAGCAGGCCTATCTCCTGCTCGGCGCCGCGCCGATCGAGGGACGCGTCAGCGGCGTCGTCGACATCCCGAACGCCTGCTGCTCGCTCTACCTGCCCACGGCCATCTTCGACTTCGACGTCCGCCCGACGGCCGACGGCCCGCGCCGCGCCGACCGCGGCCAGTGCGCCGTCTCGTCCTGA
- a CDS encoding NYN domain-containing protein — translation MDRCALFVDAGYLLADGAMAVHGTRHRETVSWDFGGLLQLLGNLARERTGMPLLRCYWYEATIEGRRSPEHDALADLPGLKLRLGRVRPGRREGVDTEIHRDLMTLARNGALADAVLVSGDEDLAQIVTDAQDLGVRVTVVHVAVDGNWTISRVLRQECDDLIEIGSGHLRPYVNLLAGMDGTSGSSLGTSPLSNGHGGNGHGGPLGPLAPAAHSGPPPASPVTGPPIPTSSAPSLPSVRDLGPAMTGGLSGSAGTGTGPMPLPGGTGGGLAGSSYGSGAQNVPLQPASTTGPSPLTGPSSLTGPSSAQAPSAPAPSAPPMPAPPPSTGPQYGSSPIPAPSPPPPPQTLPSQPSGQHGPYTGPQQLPVPAQSTPTLADAVKSAHQEGQDFGESVARDAPALWLEAVLARKPRMPSDLEARLLQGSSLPIDFLLHDEVRHALRRGFWDALERSRR, via the coding sequence ATGGATCGTTGCGCGCTGTTCGTTGACGCCGGCTATCTGCTGGCGGACGGTGCCATGGCTGTGCACGGCACGCGCCATCGCGAAACGGTCTCGTGGGACTTCGGCGGCCTCCTGCAACTCCTCGGCAACCTGGCCAGGGAGCGCACGGGCATGCCGCTGCTGCGCTGCTACTGGTACGAGGCGACGATCGAGGGCCGCCGCTCGCCCGAGCACGACGCGCTCGCCGACCTGCCCGGCCTCAAGCTGCGGCTCGGCCGCGTCCGGCCCGGCCGCCGCGAGGGCGTCGACACCGAGATCCACCGCGACCTGATGACCCTGGCCCGCAACGGCGCGCTCGCCGACGCCGTGCTGGTCAGCGGCGACGAGGACCTCGCGCAGATCGTCACCGACGCCCAGGACCTCGGCGTCCGCGTCACCGTCGTGCACGTCGCCGTCGACGGCAACTGGACGATCTCCCGGGTGCTGCGGCAGGAGTGCGACGACCTGATCGAGATCGGCTCCGGCCACCTGCGCCCCTACGTCAACCTGCTCGCCGGCATGGACGGGACGTCCGGCTCCTCCCTCGGGACGAGCCCCCTGTCCAACGGGCACGGCGGCAACGGCCACGGCGGCCCGCTCGGCCCGCTGGCCCCGGCCGCGCACAGCGGGCCGCCGCCCGCGTCCCCGGTCACCGGGCCGCCGATCCCGACATCGTCCGCGCCGTCGCTGCCGTCCGTCCGCGACCTCGGCCCGGCCATGACCGGCGGGCTGAGCGGCAGCGCCGGCACCGGTACCGGGCCGATGCCACTGCCCGGCGGCACCGGTGGCGGCCTCGCCGGATCGTCCTACGGCTCCGGCGCCCAGAACGTCCCACTCCAGCCCGCCTCCACGACCGGGCCGTCCCCCTTGACGGGGCCGTCCTCCCTCACCGGGCCGTCCTCCGCCCAGGCGCCCTCGGCACCGGCCCCCTCCGCGCCGCCGATGCCCGCACCGCCGCCGAGCACCGGGCCGCAGTACGGCTCGTCGCCCATCCCCGCGCCGTCCCCGCCGCCCCCGCCCCAGACGCTGCCGTCGCAGCCGAGCGGCCAGCACGGCCCCTACACCGGGCCGCAGCAGCTCCCCGTCCCGGCGCAGAGCACCCCGACCCTCGCGGACGCCGTGAAGTCCGCCCACCAGGAGGGCCAGGACTTCGGCGAGTCCGTCGCCCGCGACGCGCCCGCCCTGTGGCTGGAGGCCGTCCTCGCCCGCAAGCCGCGCATGCCGTCCGACCTGGAGGCGCGGCTGCTGCAGGGCTCCTCGC
- a CDS encoding AmiS/UreI family transporter gives MGSVGLLYVGAALFVNALMMLGRVEARSAALLNLFVGALQVVLPTLLLVAAGDDLAAITAAAGIYLFGFTYLYVGIGLLAGLDTTGAGWFSLFVALAALGFAAINFFDVRDHPFGVIWLCWSFLWFLFFLVLGLKRDELTRYTGWVTLANAAGTTTLPAFLLLTDAYSTSAVFAAVLAGCAVAVLAGLWVLTRPGRVPAGAPPQPVAGP, from the coding sequence ATGGGAAGCGTGGGCCTGCTCTACGTCGGCGCGGCCCTGTTCGTCAACGCGCTGATGATGCTCGGACGCGTCGAGGCCCGGTCGGCGGCGCTCCTCAACCTCTTCGTCGGCGCGCTGCAGGTGGTGCTGCCGACGCTGCTGCTCGTCGCCGCCGGGGACGACCTCGCGGCGATCACCGCGGCGGCCGGGATCTACCTGTTCGGGTTCACCTACCTCTATGTCGGCATCGGCCTGCTCGCCGGGCTGGACACCACCGGCGCCGGCTGGTTCTCGCTGTTCGTCGCGCTGGCGGCGCTCGGCTTCGCCGCGATCAACTTCTTCGACGTCCGGGACCACCCGTTCGGGGTCATCTGGCTCTGCTGGTCGTTCCTGTGGTTCCTGTTCTTCCTCGTCCTCGGCCTCAAGCGGGACGAACTGACCCGCTACACGGGCTGGGTCACGCTCGCCAACGCCGCGGGCACCACGACGCTGCCCGCGTTCCTGCTGCTGACGGACGCCTACTCGACGTCCGCCGTGTTCGCCGCCGTCCTGGCCGGCTGCGCCGTGGCCGTCCTCGCGGGGCTGTGGGTCCTGACCCGTCCCGGACGCGTGCCGGCCGGGGCGCCGCCGCAGCCCGTCGCCGGCCCCTGA
- a CDS encoding FmdB family zinc ribbon protein produces MVIYQYRCARCGPVDLALPMGGARPENPCAECGGTARRVYTAPALTRPGAPLTRALDAQEASRHEPQVVSAPPPGRPRPVPPADPRHALLPRP; encoded by the coding sequence ATGGTGATCTATCAGTACCGCTGCGCCCGGTGCGGACCCGTCGACCTCGCGCTGCCGATGGGCGGCGCGCGCCCCGAGAACCCGTGCGCGGAGTGCGGCGGCACCGCGCGCCGCGTCTACACCGCCCCGGCGCTCACCCGGCCCGGCGCGCCGCTGACCCGGGCACTGGACGCCCAGGAGGCCAGCAGGCACGAGCCCCAGGTCGTCTCGGCGCCGCCGCCGGGGCGTCCGCGTCCCGTCCCGCCCGCCGACCCCCGGCACGCGCTCCTCCCCCGGCCCTGA
- a CDS encoding alkaline phosphatase D family protein: protein MSHHTATIWVETERPCEVRVVNEEHGVDASARTFTAHGHHYALVEIDGLAAGSRIPYEVRTDGDTVWPEDDGFPPSQIRTLDESGGLRISFGSCRRSPGTVAEFGHDALAAFAERLRTGGDAVTWPDILLMVGDQVYADELSEEMRAFIGGRRGPDEQPADEAADFEDYTHLYQLAWHGDPAVRWLLSTVPTLTIFDDHDIRDDWNTSYAWRREMWSQPWWKDRITGGIGSYWIYQHLGNMSPRDRASDPLFAKLREASDTTGDAGAVLDAFAEKADKEPASTRWSYAHDWGGTRLIVVDSRCSRLLTADRRGMLDDEEFDWLDGQCQGGMDHLLIASSLPYLLPMAIHHAESWNEAVAGGAWGRRGAAVGEKIRQAADLEHWAAFERSFRDVAADVVAVGRGERGLAPASISFLSGDIHYSYLARVTEPGTQSKVSQIVCSPLRNPLQGKFKWANRIAYSRASGAPFRMLAKLAKVPVPPIRWRMTEGPWFHNAIATVELSGRDCNVRWESPHGDGRLSEMGRARIT, encoded by the coding sequence GTGAGTCACCACACCGCGACCATCTGGGTGGAGACCGAACGGCCCTGCGAGGTCCGGGTCGTCAACGAGGAGCACGGCGTCGACGCGTCCGCCCGGACGTTCACCGCACACGGCCACCACTACGCGCTCGTCGAGATCGACGGGCTCGCGGCGGGCTCGCGGATCCCCTACGAGGTGCGCACCGACGGCGACACCGTCTGGCCCGAGGACGACGGCTTCCCGCCGTCCCAGATCAGGACGCTGGACGAGAGCGGCGGGCTGCGGATCTCGTTCGGATCCTGCCGCCGCTCGCCCGGCACCGTGGCGGAGTTCGGGCACGACGCGCTCGCCGCGTTCGCCGAGCGGCTCCGGACCGGCGGCGACGCGGTCACCTGGCCCGACATCCTGCTGATGGTCGGCGACCAGGTGTACGCCGACGAGCTGAGCGAGGAGATGCGCGCGTTCATCGGCGGCCGGCGCGGCCCCGACGAGCAGCCCGCCGACGAGGCCGCCGACTTCGAGGACTACACGCACCTCTACCAGCTCGCCTGGCACGGCGACCCCGCCGTCCGGTGGCTGCTGTCGACCGTCCCGACCCTCACGATCTTCGACGACCACGACATCCGGGACGACTGGAACACCTCCTACGCCTGGCGGCGGGAGATGTGGTCGCAGCCCTGGTGGAAGGACCGCATCACCGGCGGGATCGGCTCGTACTGGATCTACCAGCACCTCGGGAACATGTCGCCGCGGGACCGGGCGTCCGACCCGCTGTTCGCGAAGCTGCGCGAGGCGTCCGACACGACGGGCGACGCCGGGGCCGTCCTGGACGCGTTCGCGGAGAAGGCCGACAAGGAACCTGCCAGTACGCGCTGGAGCTATGCCCACGACTGGGGCGGCACCCGCCTGATCGTCGTCGACAGCCGGTGCTCGCGGCTGCTCACCGCCGACCGGCGCGGGATGCTCGACGACGAGGAGTTCGACTGGCTGGACGGCCAGTGCCAGGGCGGCATGGACCACCTGCTCATCGCCAGCTCCCTGCCCTACCTGCTCCCCATGGCGATCCACCACGCCGAGTCGTGGAACGAGGCCGTCGCCGGCGGCGCCTGGGGCAGGCGCGGCGCGGCGGTCGGGGAGAAGATCCGGCAGGCCGCCGACCTGGAGCACTGGGCCGCGTTCGAGCGGTCGTTCCGCGACGTGGCCGCCGACGTCGTCGCCGTCGGACGCGGTGAGCGCGGCCTTGCGCCGGCGAGCATCTCCTTCCTGTCCGGCGACATCCACTACTCCTACCTGGCGCGGGTCACCGAGCCGGGCACGCAGTCGAAGGTGTCGCAGATCGTCTGCTCGCCGCTGCGGAACCCGCTGCAGGGCAAGTTCAAGTGGGCGAACCGCATCGCCTACTCGCGGGCGTCGGGCGCCCCGTTCCGGATGCTGGCGAAGCTCGCGAAGGTGCCCGTCCCGCCCATCCGGTGGCGGATGACCGAGGGCCCCTGGTTCCACAACGCCATCGCGACGGTCGAGCTGTCCGGCCGCGACTGCAACGTGCGCTGGGAGAGTCCGCACGGCGACGGCCGGCTCAGCGAGATGGGCCGCGCCCGCATCACCTGA